The following are from one region of the Capsicum annuum cultivar UCD-10X-F1 chromosome 1, UCD10Xv1.1, whole genome shotgun sequence genome:
- the LOC107843732 gene encoding glutathione transferase GST 23, whose translation MAGEKVKLLGYWASPFTLRVHWALKLKGIEYDYQEEDLPNKSPLILQCNPVHKKIPVLVHDGKPIAESLVILEYIEETWKHNPILPEDPYERAKARFWVKFVDDKCVPGIFGTFSKVGEEQRKIAKEARENLKILEGELGKKRFFGDTKIGFMDVAAAWIICWAQIVGEIVDIKLVDAEEMPSLVSWFQNVLEAAPVLKECTPPKDKLLEHNKGFHKMLVASAST comes from the exons ATGGCAGGTGAGAAAGTGAAATTGCTTGGATATTGGGCAAGTCCTTTTACTCTGAGGGTTCATTGGGCACTGAAACTGAAAGGAATTGAATATGACTACCAAGAAGAAGATCTCCCAAACAAAAGTCCTTTGATCTTGCAGTGCAATCCAGTTCATAAAAAGATTCCAGTTTTGGTTCATGATGGGAAACCTATTGCAGAATCACTAGTCATACTTGAATACATTGAAGAGACATGGAAGCACAATCCCATCCTCCCTGAGGATCCTTATGAAAGAGCCAAGGCACGCTTTTGGGTAAAATTTGTTGATGACAAG TGTGTGCCAGGAATATTTGGTACTTTCTCCAAGGTCGGAGAGGAGCAGCGGAAGATAGCAAAAGAAGCTCGCGAGAACTTGAAAATTTTAGAGGGAGAACTAGGCAAGAAACGCTTTTTTGGAGATACGAAAATAGGCTTCATGGATGTCGCGGCTGCTTGGATCATCTGCTGGGCTCAGATTGTTGGGGAGATTGTGGATATTAAACTTGTTGATGCTGAGGAAATGCCTTCACTTGTTTCATGGTTTCAGAACGTCCTCGAAGCTGCACCCGTTCTGAAAGAGTGTACACCACCCAAAGACAAATTGTTAGAGCATAACAAAGGATTTCACAAGATGTTGGTTGCTTCAGCATCAACCTGA
- the LOC107843721 gene encoding pentatricopeptide repeat-containing protein At5g27460, whose amino-acid sequence MVFKVAATGLNFSRFQSLWTWRFVLYRLCSTNKAPPFNGSYRGGGDMEKRILKVVSSGVKTKSVLENWVDEGGRVSMNELRVITRKLIKRRRFGPALEILNWMETQHSSQMTPYDYARRQELTVKEHGTIEAERYFESLTSTFSLKAASLPLLRCYVEERSTEKAEAFMLKINKLGLALSPHSFNEMLKLYKATSQYQKIPSVILLMKQNRITLNILSYNLWMDACGELSGVESAEMVYKEMLSDQNVEVGWSSLSTLANIYKKAGLTDKAILALKTAEKKISNSNHYPYFFLITQYTSLNNKDGVYRVWKASKAVNSPLTCANYMCILSSLVKLGDMREAERIFVEWESQCRTYDIRVSNILLGGYMRNGSVGKAESLHFRTLEKGGCPNSKTWEILVEGWLRSQQMDKAIDALKNGLAALKDYEWRPSPSIAVAITEYFKETKNFEKAIEFLATLRHFGLTYLQVYKSLLRMQTSREESPLYILEMMQNDGIDMDDEMMQNDF is encoded by the exons ATGGTATTCAAGGTAGCAGCAACTGGCCTCaatttttcaagatttcaaag CTTGTGGACATGGAGATTTGTGCTGTATCGATTATGTTCTACCAACAAAGCACCGCCGTTTAATGGCAGTTACCGTGGTGGGGGTGATATGGAAAAACGAATTTTGAAGGTGGTTTCATCGGGTGTGAAGACGAAGAGTGTGCTTGAGAATTGGGTGGATGAAGGTGGTAGAGTTTCTATGAATGAGCTAAGGGTCATTACTCGGAAGCTtataaaacgacgtcgttttggACCTGCACTGGAG ATACTTAACTGGATGGAAACTCAACATAGTTCTCAGATGACACCTTATGATTATGCCAGGAGACAGGAATTAACTGTTAAAGAACACGGTACAATAGAAGCTGAAAGATATTTTGAGAGTTTAACAAGCACTTTTTCACTGAAAGCTGCTTCCCTTCCTCTTCTTCGTTGTTATGTTGAAGAAAGGTCCACTGAGAAGGCTGAAGCTTTCATGTTAAAGATAAACAAGTTGGGACTTGCTCTGAGCCCTCATTCGTTTAATGAGATGCTGAAGCTTTATAAGGCCACATCTCAGTACCAGAAAATACCATCAGTCATTCTGCTGATGAAACAAAACCGAATAACCTTAAACATCCTCTCCTATAATCTCTGGATGGATGCATGTGGGGAGCTCTCTGGGGTTGAATCAGCGGAGATGGTATATAAAGAAATGCTGAGTGACCAAAATGTAGAAGTGGGTTGGAGCTCTTTATCTACATTAGCGAATATTTATAAGAAAGCAGGACTGACGGACAAGGCAATTTTGGCCCTAAAAACTGCTGAAAAGAAAATATCCAACAGCAATCACTATCCTTACTTCTTTCTCATTACACAGTATACTTCTTTGAATAACAAAGATGGAGTATATAGAGTCTGGAAAGCTTCTAAAGCAGTAAACTCCCCACTAACTTGTGCCAATTACATGTGTATCTTGTCGTCTCTGGTTAAGCTTGGTGACATGAGAGAAGCCGAGAGAATTTTTGTGGAATGGGAGTCTCAATGCAGGACATATGACATTAGGGTCTCCAACATACTTCTCGGTGGATACATGAGAAATGGATCAGTTGGAAAAGCTGAATCATTACATTTTCGTACTTTGGAGAAAGGTGGATGTCCAAATTCTAAAACCTGGGAGATACTGGTGGAAGGTTGGCTAAGAAGTCAGCAAATGGATAAAGCTATTGATGCCTTGAAAAATGGTCTTGCTGCTCTAAAAGATTATGAATGGAGGCCATCACCAAGTATTGCTGTCGCAATTACAGAATAtttcaaagaaactaaaaattttgAGAAGGCTATAGAGTTTCTTGCAACTCTTAGACATTTTGGTCTTACTTATTTGCAAGTGTACAAGTCATTGCTTAGAATGCAAACTTCAAGAGAAGAAAGTCCACTGTACATCCTTGAAATGATGCAGAATGATGGAATTGACATGGATGATGAAATGATGCAGAATGACTTTTAG